The region TGACCCCGTTTCCTCTTGATTCGGGGTCAGCGGCCGTTTTGGGGTTCATAACACGGGTGGGGAAGGTGCGCGATTGGTCTGAAAAACTACCCCCAATTGGAGGAAAATCACGCCGGTGTGACCAACTGCACTCACGGGGGTTTTCCAAGGAAATCGGGCCTTTTACACAGGTTTTGCCGTCTTTGTGGAACTTGTGAACAATCGACGCGCCCCCGAGGGCGAAAAAGGCACTTTTACCTGATAGTATTCCCTTCGGGTTACCGCGTGGAGGCGCCAAGCTTCCACCGTTACGGTGAATCCCTGCCACGGCTTCGCTGATGTGCGACGGAGTCCGTTGTCGTGGCAGAGAGTTTGAGACGTCCATCGCACCACATAGCCTTCAACAAGCTGTGTGGCCCGAACACGGGAGAGAACGCTGAGCGTTACAACATTGGCCATGAAGGGTACGTTCCACGTACCCGAACTGGATCCAGAATTTTTCCCGGGTGAATACTACGGCCATCAGATCTTTAGCGACTTCGCTAACGGATGGTTCGCACTGGACCGCATTATGCTCATCCGCCTGTTGATGGCGGTTGTGCTTGTGGTCCTTTTTGTTGTTGCTTTCCGGAACCCGAAGCTGGTTCCGAAAGGAATTCAGAACGTCGCGGAGCACGCGATTGATTTCGTGCGCGTCCACATTGCAGAAGACATTCTGGGTAAGAAGGAGGGACGTCGCTTTCTTCCAGTTATTGCGACCATCTTCTTCGCAGTGCTGTTCTGGAACGTCACGACTATTGTGCCGGCCCTGAACATTTCCCCGAATGCACGTATCGGTATGCCGATCGTGCTGGCGCTGACCGCGTACATCGCGATGATTTACGCCGGTTCCAAGCGTTATGGCTTCGGCAAGTTCATCAAGTCCTCGGTGGTTATCCCTAACCTGCCGCCGGCTTTGCACTTGCTCGTTGTGCCGATTGAGTTCTTCTCGACGTTCGTCCTACGTCCGGTCACCCTGGCTCTTCGTCTTATGGCGAACTTCCTGGCCGGCCACATCATTCTGGTCCTTCTGTTCTCGGCGACGAACTTCTTCGTCTTCCAGTTCAACGCTTGGACTGCAGTTGGTGGCCTGACCCTCGTAGCAGCGATTCTGTTTACGGTATACGAGATCATCATCATCTTCCTGCAGGCATACATCTTTGCTCTGCTGACGTCGGTGTACATCGAGCTATCGCTACACGCAGATTCGCACTAACAACAACGCGAACCTCGCGGCCAACTGAATACACCCAAACATCAAACCACACCGACCCGTGGTGACCACCACGGGAGAATATTGAAAGGGAACGACTTTCACATGAACGAGATCATCCTGGCTCAGGCAGCAGAGTCCTCCATCACCGGCCTCGGCGCCATCGGCTACGGCATCGCCACCATCGGCCCGGGCCTGGGCATCGGCATCCTCGTCGGCAAGACCGTCGAGGGCATGGCACGTCAGCCGGAGATGGCTGGCCAGCTGCGTACCACCATGTTCCTGGGTATCGCCTTCGTTGAGGCCCTGGCCCTGATCGGCCTGGTCGCAGGCTTCCTGTTCTAATAAGAGCGCTTTACACAAAGTAAACCGACCTTTTTAAGACTGGAGACCCATGAACAACGTCATTTATTACCTTGCTGCAGAGGGAGGGGAGACGCTGCCTTTGGAAGGCGGTAACTCCATCCTTCTGCCCAAGGCATACGACATCGTCTGGTCTCTCATTCCGTTCCTGTTCATCCTGTTCGTATTCGTGAAGTTCGTGCTTCCGCGATACAACAAGATGCTGCAGGAGCGCGAAGACCGGATTGAGGGTGGCCTCAAGCGCGCTGAGGCTCAGCAGGCTGAGGCGAAGGCCGCTCTTGAGAAGTACAACGCACAGCTTGCTGACGCCCGTGCGGAAGCCGCTGAAATCCGCGAAGCCGCTCGCGAGCGCGGTAAGCAGATTGAGTCTGAGGCGAAGGCCGCAGCCGAGGAAGAGTCCAAGCGCATTGTCGAAAACGGCAACAAGCAGCTGGAGGCTTCCCGTGCTCAGGTCATCACCGAGCTGCGTTCCGACATCGGACAGAACTCCATCAACCTGGCTGAGAAGCTGCTCGGTGGCGAGCTTTCTAACTCCACCAAGCAGTCCTCCACGATTGATAGCTTCCTGTCCGAGCTCGACACTGTGGCACCGGCCGGAAAGTAGGCAACTATGAAGGCAGCTAGCCGCGAAGCACTCGCACACGTAGAGACCAAGCTGGATGAGAAGCTGGCTGGTGGCAACGACGTTGCCGCTGCCGCTCAGGCCGGCCTGGACCTCTTCGAGGTCGTCACCGTTCTGGACGGCGACCGCGAACTGCGAGTTTCTCTCACCGATACCGGTGCACCGGAGCAGGCCCGCAAGTCCTTAGTGGACGACCTGTTCGGCAAGCAGATTTCCGAGGTTGCTTTGGCAGTCTTGGAAGAAGCTGCAGCCGCACACTGGTCTACTCCGCGTGACCTGGTCAAGGGCCTGGTACAGCTCGGCCGCCGCGCACTGCTGCGCGGTGCTGAGGCTCAGGGTCAGCTGGGACAGGTGGAAGACGAACTCTTCCGTCTATCCCGCATCCTTGACCGTGAGGGTGAGCTTACCCAGCTGCTTTCCGACCGTACTGCTGCATCCGCACACAAGCGCGGATTGCTGGCAAACGTGCTCTACGGCAAGGTCACGATGTTTACTGAGGCCCTGGCGCTTCAGGCCATCGGCCGCCCGGAGCATAACCCGATCGACGATGTTGCCGCGTTGGCAGACTCCGCAGCGAAGCTGCAGGGCCGCACCATTGCGCGCGTAACTACCGCGGGTGAGTTAAACGAAGGCCAGCAGGCAGTACTCGCCGAAAAGCTGGGCAAAATTTATGGTCGTGCGATGTCCATCCATTCTGAGGTTGACACCAGCCTCCTCGGTGGTATGACCATCCGCGTCGGCGATGAGGTAATCGACGGTTCTACTGCGGGCAAGATTGCACGCCTGCGTGCCCAGATGGCCTAGCCGAAACGACAGAAGTGATTTAAGTAAGTGCTGGAAGAAACTACCGAGAGCAGGAAGAACATGGCGGAGCTGACGATCTCCTCCGATGAGATCCGTAGCGCGATTGCGAACTACACCTCGAGCTACTCCGCGGAGGCCTCCCGTGAGGAGGTCGGCGTGGTCATTTCGGCAGCTGACGGTATTGCGCAGGTTTCGGGCCTGCCATCCGTTATGGCGAATGAGCTGCTCGAGTTCCCAGGCGGCGTGATTGGCGTTGCACAGAACCTTGACACCAACTCCATCGGTGTCGTGGTCCTGGGTAACTTCGAGTCCCTCAAGGAGGGCGACGAGGTCAAGAGGACCGGCGAGGTTCTCT is a window of Corynebacterium camporealensis DNA encoding:
- a CDS encoding F0F1 ATP synthase subunit B — protein: MNNVIYYLAAEGGETLPLEGGNSILLPKAYDIVWSLIPFLFILFVFVKFVLPRYNKMLQEREDRIEGGLKRAEAQQAEAKAALEKYNAQLADARAEAAEIREAARERGKQIESEAKAAAEEESKRIVENGNKQLEASRAQVITELRSDIGQNSINLAEKLLGGELSNSTKQSSTIDSFLSELDTVAPAGK
- a CDS encoding F0F1 ATP synthase subunit delta — encoded protein: MKAASREALAHVETKLDEKLAGGNDVAAAAQAGLDLFEVVTVLDGDRELRVSLTDTGAPEQARKSLVDDLFGKQISEVALAVLEEAAAAHWSTPRDLVKGLVQLGRRALLRGAEAQGQLGQVEDELFRLSRILDREGELTQLLSDRTAASAHKRGLLANVLYGKVTMFTEALALQAIGRPEHNPIDDVAALADSAAKLQGRTIARVTTAGELNEGQQAVLAEKLGKIYGRAMSIHSEVDTSLLGGMTIRVGDEVIDGSTAGKIARLRAQMA
- the atpB gene encoding F0F1 ATP synthase subunit A is translated as MKGTFHVPELDPEFFPGEYYGHQIFSDFANGWFALDRIMLIRLLMAVVLVVLFVVAFRNPKLVPKGIQNVAEHAIDFVRVHIAEDILGKKEGRRFLPVIATIFFAVLFWNVTTIVPALNISPNARIGMPIVLALTAYIAMIYAGSKRYGFGKFIKSSVVIPNLPPALHLLVVPIEFFSTFVLRPVTLALRLMANFLAGHIILVLLFSATNFFVFQFNAWTAVGGLTLVAAILFTVYEIIIIFLQAYIFALLTSVYIELSLHADSH
- a CDS encoding ATP synthase F0 subunit C, with the translated sequence MNEIILAQAAESSITGLGAIGYGIATIGPGLGIGILVGKTVEGMARQPEMAGQLRTTMFLGIAFVEALALIGLVAGFLF